The following is a genomic window from Helicobacter sp. NHP19-003.
GTGGGGCTAGGGGCTGAAAAGTTTAATGCCTACCCCTTCAACTTGAGCGGGGGGCAACGCCAAAGGGTGGTGATCGCGATGGCGATGGCGTGTGCGCCGGATTTACTCATTGCCGATGAGCCCACCACCGCCCTAGATGTTACGATCCAAGCCCAGATTTTAGATTTAATGCAAAACTTGCAAAAGAGCAAGCAAATGGCGATGCTGTTCATCACGCATGATTTGGGCGTGGTGGCACAACTTGCCGATGTCGTGGTGGTGCTTTACAAGGGCGAGGTGGTGGAGAAAGCCAGCGCAAAAGACCTATTCAACGACCCACGCCACCCCTACACAAGGGCACTACTAGAGGCGATCCCCAAGCCCGGACAACGCAAAGTACGCCTAGCCAGCGTAGATGAAAACATAAACTACCTAGACTTCCCCAAAGAGATCCGATGCTAAGAGCAGAAAATCTTAAAAAATCCTATGGGGCGTTTGAGGTGCTAAAGGGGATCAACTTCACTCTAAAGCCCCAAGAAATCCTAAGCTTGGTGGGCGAGAGTGGGTGCGGCAAGAGCACGGCGGCTAAGATTTGTGTGGGGATGCACCCAGCCAGCGGAGGCGAGGTGTTCTTTGAGGGCAAGCCTTTAAGCAAATTTGGGGCTAAAGAGTGGCGCGCTTACCGCCAAAGCGTGCAAATGGTGTTTCAAGACCCCTACTCTAGCCTCAACCCCCGTTGGCGTATCCAAGACATCATCGCCGAGCCCTT
Proteins encoded in this region:
- a CDS encoding ABC transporter ATP-binding protein — encoded protein: MTNLLEVIDLQTYFSTKHGLIKAVDGVSFSVAPGQTVCLVGESGSGKSMSAWSVMGLVKPPGKIVGGQIFFKGQNLLEYSPKQMQALRGSQIGMVFQEPMTSLNPSYTIGFQVAEVFKIHQPTLTKAQIKEKSMQALGQVGLGAEKFNAYPFNLSGGQRQRVVIAMAMACAPDLLIADEPTTALDVTIQAQILDLMQNLQKSKQMAMLFITHDLGVVAQLADVVVVLYKGEVVEKASAKDLFNDPRHPYTRALLEAIPKPGQRKVRLASVDENINYLDFPKEIRC